A single region of the Spirochaetota bacterium genome encodes:
- a CDS encoding DUF1178 family protein codes for MISFDLECESGHRFEGSFRDYEAYAGQLERKLVRCPLCDSPDVKRLFTGCSVQARPAGPLKPADPSQNIFAMLRRMERFVKENFDHVGRDFAETARAIHYGQEPERGIYGESTVQEMKELHEEGIGVLPLPDVNKIEN; via the coding sequence ATGATATCGTTCGATCTTGAGTGTGAGTCCGGACATCGCTTCGAGGGAAGCTTCAGGGACTACGAGGCCTACGCCGGGCAGTTGGAGCGAAAACTCGTGCGCTGTCCCCTGTGCGACAGCCCCGACGTAAAACGCCTCTTTACCGGATGCTCCGTCCAGGCCCGGCCCGCCGGGCCGCTCAAACCGGCCGATCCTTCGCAGAACATCTTCGCGATGCTCCGGCGCATGGAGCGATTCGTGAAGGAAAACTTCGATCACGTGGGAAGGGATTTCGCGGAAACCGCGCGCGCCATTCATTACGGCCAGGAACCGGAGCGCGGCATCTACGGCGAATCCACCGTACAGGAAATGAAGGAGCTGCACGAAGAGGGCATCGGCGTGCTCCCCCTTCCGGACGTGAACAAGATCGAGAACTAA
- the lepB gene encoding signal peptidase I yields the protein MNNKEPWLAVNLSMLFPGFGQLYSGKALKGYILITIEAALIVSTVALWVQGSLGGFLTGFGGSILLVWNLFDAHSSSRSGNEDSFETSRKAGKDAWLGIFLTRILPGLGHFYMGQAVRGCAVLVLYIAMNYALVLLSGSVAGAILGLAASIAYLAAACCLLYITEKNPLRYPLLHIKYFIAGMSIVTIITFSGALLVRTYIIQAYTLPTGSMEDTLLTGDHFIMEKLSYNNVDSTDPGRGIGHGDIIVFTPPGTPVQEHVKRCIAVPGDIVSIKNGEVFLNGAKLEEPYAKGETTYSGIEAGRIEGTVPQGKIVVLGDNRRNSLDSRGFGYVPVENVTGRVILLYWNTRQILKMDFSRIGKVR from the coding sequence GTGAACAACAAGGAACCCTGGCTCGCGGTGAATCTCTCAATGCTTTTTCCCGGTTTCGGCCAACTCTACTCTGGAAAGGCGTTAAAGGGATATATCCTGATTACGATCGAGGCCGCGCTGATTGTTTCCACGGTGGCGTTATGGGTACAGGGATCACTGGGGGGATTTTTAACCGGCTTCGGCGGCAGTATCCTACTCGTGTGGAATCTTTTCGATGCGCATTCCAGTTCCCGTTCAGGAAATGAAGACTCGTTCGAGACATCGAGGAAGGCGGGTAAGGATGCCTGGCTGGGCATTTTCCTCACTCGAATACTTCCCGGGCTTGGACATTTTTACATGGGCCAGGCCGTACGGGGTTGTGCGGTGCTCGTCCTGTACATCGCCATGAATTATGCCTTAGTGCTCCTTTCGGGAAGTGTAGCCGGCGCGATCCTGGGGTTGGCCGCCAGCATCGCATATTTAGCTGCTGCGTGCTGTTTGCTTTATATTACCGAAAAAAATCCCCTGAGATACCCCCTGCTTCATATCAAATATTTCATTGCGGGCATGTCGATAGTCACAATCATTACATTTTCCGGAGCGCTCCTGGTCCGTACGTACATCATCCAGGCCTATACCCTGCCTACCGGCTCGATGGAGGATACGCTCCTGACCGGGGACCATTTTATCATGGAAAAACTCTCGTACAATAACGTCGATTCGACGGACCCCGGCCGCGGCATCGGGCACGGCGATATTATCGTATTCACGCCTCCGGGAACTCCCGTACAGGAACATGTAAAAAGATGTATTGCGGTTCCCGGGGATATCGTGTCGATCAAAAATGGGGAAGTTTTCCTGAACGGCGCCAAACTGGAAGAGCCCTACGCCAAGGGCGAAACTACGTATTCCGGAATTGAAGCCGGACGCATCGAGGGGACCGTCCCCCAGGGAAAGATCGTCGTGCTCGGCGACAATCGAAGGAATTCGCTGGACAGCAGGGGATTCGGATATGTGCCCGTGGAAAATGTCACCGGCCGGGTGATACTCCTGTATTGGAATACCAGGCAGATTCTAAAAATGGATTTTTCCAGGATCGGCAAGGTCCGGTAG
- a CDS encoding NAD-dependent epimerase/dehydratase family protein, which translates to MGLCFHTRQSLIRNGRYAMKCLVTGATGFLGANMVHELVRLKWKVRAFGLPGSNAKYIASLPVEIAYGDVTDPADVGRAVKGVDAVFHIAGDTSWWRNHFDRQRRINTEGPVNVAEACLKHGVKTLVHTSTVDALGYFPGGIADESWPDYNYGGTGYNYADTKREGERRVKAFNGKKLKVVVIYPGSMMGPFDFTLQYGRLFFDLRDGKVPACPPGGASFAHVRDVAGAHIAAVKKGRGGEGYICAGENITYRDLFEKIAQKFGKHAPGVTMPPAVFTAYGHICEAVSRVTRKPPEVDPGMARYMSVCAFYDSAKAARELGYCVTPVQAMIDDAFAWYRENGFL; encoded by the coding sequence ATGGGGTTATGCTTCCACACGCGGCAATCGCTTATACGAAACGGAAGGTATGCCATGAAATGCCTGGTGACCGGCGCGACGGGATTTTTGGGCGCGAACATGGTGCACGAGCTCGTGCGCCTGAAATGGAAGGTGCGCGCGTTCGGCCTTCCGGGATCGAACGCAAAGTACATAGCGAGCCTTCCGGTGGAGATCGCGTACGGCGATGTGACGGATCCGGCGGATGTCGGGCGCGCCGTGAAGGGGGTGGACGCGGTCTTCCATATCGCGGGCGACACCTCCTGGTGGAGGAACCATTTCGACCGCCAGCGCCGCATCAACACCGAGGGTCCGGTGAACGTGGCCGAGGCGTGCCTGAAGCATGGGGTGAAGACCCTGGTGCACACGAGCACCGTGGACGCGCTCGGCTATTTCCCCGGGGGCATCGCGGACGAGTCATGGCCCGACTACAATTACGGCGGCACCGGATATAATTACGCCGATACGAAGCGCGAGGGAGAGCGGCGCGTGAAGGCGTTCAACGGGAAGAAGCTCAAGGTGGTCGTGATTTATCCGGGGAGCATGATGGGACCCTTCGATTTCACCCTTCAGTACGGACGCCTCTTCTTCGATCTTCGGGACGGGAAGGTGCCCGCCTGCCCGCCCGGCGGCGCGAGCTTCGCTCACGTGCGCGACGTCGCCGGGGCGCATATCGCCGCGGTGAAGAAGGGCAGGGGCGGGGAGGGCTATATCTGCGCCGGGGAGAACATTACCTACCGCGACCTGTTCGAGAAGATAGCGCAGAAATTCGGGAAGCACGCGCCCGGGGTCACGATGCCCCCGGCAGTATTCACCGCGTATGGGCATATCTGCGAGGCGGTCTCGCGCGTTACACGCAAGCCCCCGGAGGTCGACCCGGGCATGGCGCGGTACATGTCGGTGTGCGCGTTCTACGATTCGGCGAAGGCGGCGCGGGAGCTCGGTTACTGCGTTACGCCGGTCCAGGCGATGATCGACGACGCGTTCGCGTGGTACAGGGAAAACGGCTTCCTGTGA